A portion of the Spartobacteria bacterium genome contains these proteins:
- a CDS encoding endonuclease/exonuclease/phosphatase family protein, with translation MRWISATKIFLKKWSNLTRNPPMTEVIREKRMVPWALFWIILLLCSLGFHLFYRTSKSVESVVRPGTFKVMTYNVKQYALMDRDGDGDSSDPKPKIERDAVIQVILDEKPDVLLIEEMGDESVFQELCSALRIAGMDYPHQEYLHRGRSPIALALLSTFPITERHPHISDLYSVGSAKLPVLRGFIDVDIQVTTNYAFKLIGAHLKSKVFHPMGQTEMRRNEARLLNKHVRQFMRKHPEQRVLVAGDLNDGPSSATYREAVGKKTPLLFDLRPGDRIGAVWTHADTMNDIYSRIDYILVNSVMFRDVVTSSTHLVHNQNTLIGSDHRPVVAVFNYLNPSPVPSISDEDAKK, from the coding sequence ATGCGGTGGATATCAGCTACAAAGATATTTCTCAAAAAATGGAGCAATCTTACAAGAAACCCGCCCATGACTGAGGTTATACGCGAAAAGCGTATGGTGCCCTGGGCTCTTTTCTGGATTATTCTGCTGCTGTGCAGTCTGGGGTTTCATCTGTTTTATCGCACGTCGAAATCTGTGGAATCAGTTGTTCGGCCCGGTACTTTCAAGGTGATGACCTACAATGTAAAGCAGTATGCACTCATGGACAGGGACGGCGACGGAGACAGCTCGGATCCCAAGCCAAAAATCGAACGCGACGCGGTCATTCAGGTGATTTTAGATGAAAAACCCGATGTGCTTTTGATTGAAGAGATGGGCGACGAGTCTGTTTTTCAGGAACTCTGCTCTGCGCTGCGTATCGCCGGAATGGACTATCCGCATCAGGAGTACCTTCATCGGGGACGTTCCCCGATTGCCCTTGCGCTACTGAGCACGTTTCCTATCACGGAGCGACATCCACACATCTCCGATCTGTACAGTGTGGGATCAGCCAAACTGCCTGTCCTGCGAGGCTTTATTGATGTAGACATTCAGGTAACAACAAACTATGCCTTCAAGCTGATTGGCGCGCATCTGAAATCAAAGGTTTTTCATCCTATGGGGCAAACAGAAATGCGTCGCAATGAAGCGCGGTTATTGAATAAGCACGTCCGGCAGTTTATGAGAAAGCATCCGGAGCAGCGCGTACTTGTCGCAGGAGATCTTAACGACGGACCCAGTTCAGCAACCTATCGTGAGGCGGTCGGGAAAAAGACGCCGCTTTTATTTGATCTGCGTCCTGGTGACCGCATCGGCGCGGTGTGGACGCATGCCGATACGATGAACGACATCTATTCCCGCATCGATTACATTCTCGTTAACAGCGTAATGTTCCGCGATGTGGTGACCAGCAGTACGCATCTGGTGCATAATCAGAACACCCTCATCGGGTCGGATCATCGTCCGGTTGTAGCTGTTTTCAACTATTTGAATCCATCACCCGTCCCGTCGATTTCAGACGAAGACGCGAAGAAATAA
- a CDS encoding tetratricopeptide repeat protein, which yields MAEVSLNSVSRKIRDMYNKAFSAMERGSTDYAVDMYRAVLDMEPGLLIARKFLRAAEIKRNAAKPANHVLSTMSCAGKMMGVSSSIKKDPLKALGLAEDLLVKDPLNMKFIHLFEQAAVAAGLPEAAIQTLEMVQEQYPADVDLLVRLGKLYLSNDRPIEGRDALDMALKLKPSDASIQKMLKDASALATMKKGNWEKDSSFRDKLKDSEASERLEQSSRKIQYEKDLPSMIEDMEQKVEADPANLNYRRGLADLYAKNKQFEDAVNMLEASQEMAEMRDQQVDLSVSRLKLEWYDFVIEDLRRAGRDDDVEALIAEKNEFHLEDARDRVQRYPNDLTFMFELGELLYENGEYTEAIQLFQKAQRQPAVRIRSLYYMGACFRSKGQFDIAMEQLEKAAAEIQTMTEEKKDIYYELGCLAEETGAGERALEFYKSIYAVDISYKDISQKMEQSYKKPAHD from the coding sequence ATGGCCGAAGTTTCATTGAACAGTGTGAGCCGGAAAATTCGAGATATGTACAACAAGGCATTCTCTGCCATGGAGCGCGGCAGCACTGATTATGCAGTGGATATGTATCGCGCCGTATTGGATATGGAACCGGGATTACTGATTGCGCGTAAATTTCTGCGTGCCGCAGAGATCAAAAGAAATGCAGCAAAACCCGCCAATCATGTGCTTTCCACGATGTCCTGCGCAGGGAAGATGATGGGGGTTTCTTCCAGTATCAAAAAGGATCCGCTCAAGGCATTGGGGCTTGCCGAAGACTTGCTGGTTAAAGACCCGCTCAACATGAAGTTCATCCACCTGTTTGAACAGGCGGCGGTGGCTGCCGGGCTTCCGGAAGCGGCTATTCAGACGCTGGAAATGGTTCAGGAACAATATCCGGCAGATGTGGATTTGCTGGTGCGTCTGGGTAAATTGTATCTCAGTAATGACCGGCCGATCGAGGGACGTGACGCGCTGGATATGGCACTGAAGCTGAAACCATCCGATGCCAGTATTCAGAAGATGCTGAAAGATGCCTCAGCACTGGCAACCATGAAGAAGGGCAACTGGGAAAAAGATTCGTCATTTCGTGATAAGCTGAAGGATAGCGAGGCATCGGAACGGCTGGAGCAGTCCTCGCGCAAGATTCAGTATGAGAAGGATTTGCCCAGTATGATTGAGGACATGGAGCAAAAGGTGGAGGCGGATCCGGCCAATCTGAATTATCGCCGTGGACTGGCTGATCTATATGCAAAAAATAAACAGTTTGAGGATGCTGTCAATATGTTGGAGGCATCACAGGAAATGGCCGAAATGCGGGATCAGCAGGTCGACCTGTCGGTTAGCCGGCTGAAACTGGAATGGTATGATTTTGTCATAGAAGATCTTCGCCGGGCAGGGCGGGACGATGATGTAGAAGCCCTGATAGCGGAAAAAAATGAATTTCATCTCGAAGATGCCCGGGATCGTGTGCAGCGCTATCCCAATGATCTTACCTTCATGTTTGAACTGGGCGAACTGCTGTATGAAAACGGAGAATATACCGAAGCCATTCAGTTGTTTCAAAAAGCACAGCGTCAGCCTGCGGTGCGTATTCGCTCTCTCTATTATATGGGTGCCTGTTTCCGCAGCAAGGGCCAGTTTGATATTGCCATGGAACAACTGGAAAAGGCGGCGGCAGAAATACAGACCATGACAGAGGAGAAGAAAGATATCTACTACGAACTGGGCTGTCTGGCCGAGGAAACGGGCGCCGGTGAGAGAGCACTCGAATTTTATAAATCCATTTATGCGGTGGATATCAGCTACAAAGATATTTCTCAAAAAATGGAGCAATCTTACAAGAAACCCGCCCATGACTGA